The Paenibacillus sp. RC334 nucleotide sequence CGTATCTGTCCTGGCTGCCGGAATCACCATGGGACAAATTTTTAAAAACTCGAACATGAAGGTGCTTGAGGAAAATATGGGGCGTGAGATCGACCTGCTTCGGGCTACATTTCCTTTTGTCAATGCAGATGCTCTTTCCAGTACCGATTACGTCTCCTACTATTCGGAAAAGGCAAAGGAAATTGCACGTCTGACGGACTCACGGGTGACCTTCATTCGCAAGGATGGAACGGTGGTTGGTGATTCACTAAGTGATCCGCGCAAGATGGAGAACCATGCATCACGTGAAGAAATCCAAGAAGCCGCGTCGGAAGGAATCGGACGAACGATACGCTACAGTGAAACTTTGCAGCGAAATATGCTGTACGTGGCAGAGCCTGTCGTATCCGACAAGGGGTTCGACGGATATATCCGTTTGTCCATGAATCTGAAAGCAGTAGAGGAAGGTGTGCAGCGCGGCTGGACGGCAATTGGCATTGGTCTGGTCTTGTTGTTCCTTGCCGCTGGATTGGTCAGTTACCGTATCGCGCGTGGCCTAACCTCGCCTATTGAGCATATTACAGGCGTAGCCAATCGTATTTCCGGGCTGGATTATGACGCAAGAGTTGGCATACAGCGCCGGGATGAGGTAGGGCAGTTGGGGGAAGCCATTAACCGTATGGCGGACAGCCTGCAAAACCAAATGAAGACGATACGTGATAATGAGGATTTGCTTCAGAGCGTCATGAGCAATATGACCGGAGGGATTCTCATGATTGATGCCGGGGAGCGGATTGCGCTTGTGAACCGTGAGTCTGAGCGGATGCTCGGTGTCACTAGCAAACGGGTGACGGACAAGCCGTATCATGAGCTGAAAAAGCACTACGAGCTGACGAAGCTGATTGAGGGTAGTATACAAAGCCGCGAAAGACTGCACGGTGAGGTTCATCTGTATAATCCCGAGGAACGGCTGATTTTGCTCGATGGTGTACCGATGTATGAGGATGAAGGCAGATATCGCGGCATGCTGTTCCTTTTGCAGGATATTACAGCTATTCGGCGGCTGGAAAATATGCGGAGTGAATTTGTGGCGAATGTTTCCCATGAGCTAAAAACGCCGATTGCCGCAGTCAAGGGCTTTGCTGAAACGTTGCTCGGCGGCGGAGTTAAGGATGAGGAAACATCCCGTTCCTTTTTGCAAATTATTTATGATGAAAGCGAACGGCTAAATCGGCTGATCGGCGACATTCTGGAGCTGTCCAAAATTGAATCCAAGCGTTCTCCGCTGGATTGCTCTCCGGTTCATGTATCCTCGTTTATAGAATCATTGCTGGAAAAATTGAATAATGTAGCTGCGAAAAAAAGAATTACACTGCATATGGACGTCCCGGATGAACTGTTTATGGAGGCGGATGAAGATAAGCTCCAGCAGATTTTTGTAAACCTTCTGTCTAATGGCATTAACTACACACTCGACGGTGGCAAGGTGAAAATCAAGGTTGTAACTGTACAGCGGGAGAATGATACGGAGAAGGTCGTATTTACGGTTAGCGATACGGGCATCGGGATTCCAAAGAAGGACCTGCCGCGCATCTTTGAGCGCTTTTACCGGGTAGACAAAGGTCGTTCGCGCAACTCGGGTGGAACAGGCCTGGGATTGTCCATCGTCAAGCATTTGGTGGACCTGCATCATGGGGTGCTTTCCGTAGAAAGTGAGCTTGGTTTGGGCACCACATTTACAATCGAATTGCCGTTGTTGCAACAGGAAGAATGAACTAGATCGGTTTTTACATTCTGTTAACAATGCCGTGATAAAATATACGGGTGTCGCATGAGTATGGAAAAGATTTTGGAATTTTGACCAATGCGCCTTTAAAAGGTAAACAGGAGATGAATTTATTTATGGGACAACGCTTGCTGGTTATTGAGGATGAACCAACGCTTGCCAGATTGCTATCCTACAATTTGATACAAGAGGGTTTTGAAGTAGATACGGAGGATCACGGCAGTGCAGGGTTTGAAAAAGCCTCCAGAGAGTCCTACGATTTGATCCTACTGGATTTGATGCTGCCCGGTATGAACGGACTGGATATTTTGAGCAGACTACGCCATCAGGGACTGACAACACCCATCATTATTTTAACGGCCAAAAACGGCGAAGCCGAGGTTGTCCAAGGATTGAAATCAGGAGCAGATGATTATATTACGAAGCCTTTCGGTGTTTCCGAGCTGCTGGCCCGCGTAACGGCGGTACTGCGTCGTACTTCCGGGGGGGATGAAGGCGTGCTGTCCGATCAGAAAGACGGCTCCAAAATTCAATTAGGCGAGCTGGAGATTTATCCTGAAAAATATGAAGTGATTCTCGGAGGACAATCCATCAGCTTAAGGCCCAAGGAATTTGAGGTGCTCCTCTACTTGTCCCGTAAGCCGGGCGTGGTATTGACTCGCGACGATCTGATGAACGCGGTTTGGGGCTTCGACTACATTGGCGGTCAACGGACGGTGGATGTGCATGTTAGCTCATTGCGCAAGAAGCTGGAGCTGGATCCCGATTCGGTTCATATTGATTCGATTCGCGGAGTCGGATACAAACTGGTTGTTAATAAAAAAAGAAGCGCTTCTCATTTGCTATAAATGAGGAGCGTTTTTCTTTATGTTCGATTTTGTATGCGACGATTTTTGTGTCCATTTCGTGATTTACATTTCGTTAACATAAACAAACGTTACAATCAACAAATGACCGATATGATGTTCCCGTCACTTCAAGTAGTCAAAAAAAGGGGACTTCAGAACGATGATAACGGAACCAAAGACCCAGCCGAGTTCCACTGCCGTGATTGAACGTGAATCTAACAAGCCAATTACTACCTACGTGCCTTGCCGGGAGGTTCCGATCATTGGTACGGATATGTCTTGTAAAGAGCTATTAGCACTTATGAAAACGCAGGAAGACATTCCTTGCGTCATTGTCATTGATAAAAATGGCCTTCCGTTGGGCATTATTATGAGAGATGCGTATAACCGCCATTTTACGGGCAGGTTTGCTGCGGCTCTGTTTTATGACAAGCCTGCGGCCATATTTGCCGACCCCGATACATTAATTGTGGATCTGGAAAGCCTGGCATCGGACATTGTAGAGCAGGCGATGCTGCGCGAAGATCAACGATTTTACGATTGCCTGCTGATTAAGGAAGGTACGCGGTTGCTTGGCGTACTGACCATTCGTGATATTTTGTCCGTCGTTCAGCGAATGCAGAGAGAGGCGGACGAGCATCGGGGTAACGTGGTTCGGCATAGCTATGATGGTGTCCATCGGATTCAGACAACTGTGCTGGATGCCGCTAAAGAGGCTGGTGACAGTGTGCGTCTAACTCGTTCGATGAGTGAATTATCCCGCCGTGGCAAAATGGAACTGGAAGATGTTCTGCTCTCCTATCGGGCAGTCACAGAGCAAATGAAGCGTCAGCATGAGCAGATTACAGCGCTAACTCAATTGCTGAATGACATTGCAGGCATGGCTTCCTCCATCCGCGGACTCGCGGATCAAAGTGGACTGCTGGCGATCAACGCATCGATAGAAGCAGCACATGCTGGAGAACATGGGCGTGGCTTCCAGATCGTATCTCAGGAGGTGCGGAATATGTCACTCCAAACGAAAGCCTTTTCCGCACAGATTACAAGCTTGCTTACGGATATTGAACAAATGCTGCGTGATACTGCCGATCTGACGGATACGAGCATGCAGCAGATTAATACCGGCTCACGGTATATATCCGCTGGAACCCAAACGTTTACCCAACTGTTGCAGGCCGTTGCTGAAATTGAGACCAAAAACAACGATGTGTCTCGTTCCGCAGAGGAAGCGGCTTTGAATGCAGCCGGGATTGCACAGGAGCTGGAGCTTATGCTGAATCCCTGATCATTTTACATACCGTTAACAAATACACCACACTGAATTTACACACAGCTTATATAATCTTCATATTGTGCAAATCAGGTGCAATGCTTGAGGACCATAACTGCAACACGAAGGAGATCATAAATCAATGAATGATTCCGTTATTCGGATTGATAAGCTGAACTTATATTATGAGAATTTTCACGCGCTGAAACATATAAACCTGGATATTCCTGAAAAAACGGTAACAGCCTTCATCGGACCGTCCGGCTGCGGTAAATCTACTTTGCTGCGTACGCTGAATCGGATGAATGATATGATACCGGGAACGCGTATTGAAGGTACGGTGAGTATCGCAGGTCAGGATATATATGGCGATACGATGGAAGTAGAAGCTCTGCGCAAGCAGGTGGGGATGGTTTTTCAACAGCCTAATCCGTTTCCTAAATCTATTTATGATAACGTGGCATACGGTCCGCGTCTGCATGGAATCCGGCAAAAGGACAAGCTGGACGAACTTGTTGAGCAAAGCTTGCGGCAGGCGGCACTCTGGGAAGAGGTTAAGGACTTTCTCAAGCGTTCAGCCCTGAGCTTGTCCGGCGGACAGCAGCAGCGGCTGTGTATTGCTAGGGCGCTTGCTGTGCAGCCAGATATTTTGCTTATGGATGAGGCAACGTCAGCGCTGGACCCGATCTCCACGATGAAGATTGAAGAACTGGTTCAAGAACTGCGTGACAGATATACGATCGTCATGGTGACGCATAACATGCATCAGGCGGCTCGTGTGTCCGGCCGTACTGCGTTTTTCTTGAACGGTGTCGTGGTAGAGGCGGCGGATACAGAGACGATGTTTTCTACGCCGCAGGATTCCCGTACGGAAGATTATATTTCCGGCCGATTCGGCTAAAGCCAACCAGATAGTAATGCCAGGAGGGGTGACTTCGAAATGATACGCAGAAAAGGTTTTGATGAAGGATTAGATGAGCTGAGAGCCGTACTGCGCGAAATGGGTGCACATGTATCGAAGGCACTCGATCAGGCCATTGAATGTTTGCAGACCAAAAATACAGAATTGGCCCAGCAGGTGGTCAAAAATGATGCATCTCTCAATGCACTGGAAGAGAACATTCTCGATATGGGCTCGAAGCTCATTATTACCCAGCAGCCGGTAGCCAAGGATTTACGCCGGATCATTGTTGCTTTTAAAATTTCCAGTGATCTGGAAAGGATGGGGGATTTGGCACTCGATATTGCCAAGGTCACGCTGCGTCTGGAAGGGCAGCAGGTCATCAAGCCGCTGGTGGATATTCCGCAGATGGCTGCGATCGTCAAAGAAATGATTGACGACGCAATTACATCCTATCTGGATGAAAATACAGATTTGGCTTATAAAATGGCCAAAGAGGATGATCGTGTAGATTCCATGTATAGCCATATGATCAGCAATCTGTATGTGTTTATGGTAGAAAAGCCTGAGGAAGCTCCACAAGGCATGCTGCAACTGCTCGTCGGACGATATATTGAACGGATTGGTGACCATGCGACGAATATCGGTGAAAGCACTGTATATCTCGTGACAGGGGAGCGACCAGATTTGAACCAGTAGGGCTTTTTAGGTATATAGCGGTTGTTTCTGACCCAGACTTGTCTTTGTGCAAAAGGCGAATCTGGCTAGGAAGCAGCCGTTTTTTTCTGAAAAAGGAGCCTTTATGTTAAGATAGGAAAAGGAATGCGTAAAGCGAAAGAACCTTTCGATGCATTGATGAACTTGCGAGGTGCTAAATGGATAAACTCATGCTTATAGATGGCAACAGTATCATTTACCGGGCGTTTTTCGCTATGCCTCCGTTAACAAATTCGAGCGGACAGCAGACGAACGCGGTGTACGGATTTACAACGATGTTGCTGCGGCTTTTGGAGGAGCACAAGCCGACACATATACTGGTTGCCTTTGATGCCGGAAAAATAACGTTCCGCCATAAAGGATACGAGGATTACAAGGGTGGACGCGAGAAAACGCCGCCTGAGCTGTCCCAACAATTCCCGCTGCTGAAAGAGCTGTTGACTGCCTTCGGCATTGCCCAGTTTGAGCTGGATGGCTATGAGGCGGACGATATCATTGGAACCCTGTCTAAAACCGCGGACGAAGCTGGTTTTAACGTGCTGGTGGTTACCGGAGATAAGGATATGCTTCAGTTGGCTTCGGACAACGTCACTGTCGGCTTAACCCGCAAAGGGGTTACCGAGGTGGAGACGTACGGACCTGAGCAGATTCAGGAGCGTTATGGCTTGAAGCCGTTGCAAATCATCGATCTCAAAGGTCTGATGGGCGATACGTCGGACAACATTCCCGGGATTCCGGGTGTGGGGGAAAAGACAGCGCTCAAGCTGCTGCATCAGTATGGATCGGTCGAAGAGGTGCTGGCACATACGGATGAGCTGAAAGGAAAAATGAAAGAGCGCGTCGAAACGCATGCAAATGATGCACGGATGAGCAAGGATTTGGCGACCATCTATCGGGATGTAACGCTGGACAAGCAGCTGGAAGATGTTGTATTCGACGGGCTGCAAGCAGAAACGGCGGGACCTGCTCTGGCGAAGCTGGAGTTCAAGTCCTTGCTGGAGCGGTTATCCTTTTCGGGCGAGGTTGGCAGTGCAGGAATGGGCGTAGAGGAAGCCTCTGCTGACGTGACCGTACTGGACGAACAGCGGATTAGCGAGCTGGTAAATGTACTGGATACTGTGGATCTGCTGCATGTGGAGACCCATGGCGATAATCCGCATCATGCTGAAATTGTGGGGCTGGTATTTGGCGTAGCGGGACGACAGTTTTTTATGACCTTGGATGTACTGCAAACTGATGCAGCCAAGCCTGTCCGCGAATGGCTCGCCGATGCTGGGTGCAAAAAACGGGGGTATGATCTGCACCGTACAGATTTAGCTCTGCATTGGCACGGGATCGAATTTGCCGGGGCAGAGTTCGATGTGCAGTTGGTCGGATATTTGCTGGACCCAACGGATGCGAACCAGTCACTAAGCGGATTGGCAGCCAAATATGGCTTGTCTTCGATTCGTCCGGACGATGAAGTATTCGGCAAAGGCGCTAAATATAAAGTGCCTGATGTGGATGTGCTGTCCGATCATGTGGCGCGCAAGGCGGCGGTGATTGAAGCGCTGGTGCCTGTACAGCAGGCCGAGCTGGAAAAAACGGAAATGCACAAGCTCTTCCATGAGCTGGAGATGCCGTTGTCCCGCATTTTGGCGGATATGGAGAAGCAGGGCATTTTGGTGAATGTGGAAGAACTGCGCGCTTTGGGTAAAGAATTTGAAGCCCAGATTGAAACGCTGGTACGCGAGATTTACAGCATTGCCGGTGTGGAGTTCAATCTGAATTCGCCCAAGCAGCTAGGTGAAATTTTGTTCGATAAGCTGGGCCTTCCTGTTATTAAAAAGACGAAAACCGGGTATTCCACCGATGCCGAGGTACTGGAAAAGCTCGCCCCATATCATGATATTGTGCAAAACATTTTGCAGTACCGTACCATTGCGAAACTCCAATCCACGTATGTGGAAGGATTACTTAAGGAAATTTCGGATAAAACGGGCAAGCTGCATACGTATTTCCGGCAGACGGTTGCAGCAACCGGACGATTGA carries:
- the polA gene encoding DNA polymerase I; protein product: MDKLMLIDGNSIIYRAFFAMPPLTNSSGQQTNAVYGFTTMLLRLLEEHKPTHILVAFDAGKITFRHKGYEDYKGGREKTPPELSQQFPLLKELLTAFGIAQFELDGYEADDIIGTLSKTADEAGFNVLVVTGDKDMLQLASDNVTVGLTRKGVTEVETYGPEQIQERYGLKPLQIIDLKGLMGDTSDNIPGIPGVGEKTALKLLHQYGSVEEVLAHTDELKGKMKERVETHANDARMSKDLATIYRDVTLDKQLEDVVFDGLQAETAGPALAKLEFKSLLERLSFSGEVGSAGMGVEEASADVTVLDEQRISELVNVLDTVDLLHVETHGDNPHHAEIVGLVFGVAGRQFFMTLDVLQTDAAKPVREWLADAGCKKRGYDLHRTDLALHWHGIEFAGAEFDVQLVGYLLDPTDANQSLSGLAAKYGLSSIRPDDEVFGKGAKYKVPDVDVLSDHVARKAAVIEALVPVQQAELEKTEMHKLFHELEMPLSRILADMEKQGILVNVEELRALGKEFEAQIETLVREIYSIAGVEFNLNSPKQLGEILFDKLGLPVIKKTKTGYSTDAEVLEKLAPYHDIVQNILQYRTIAKLQSTYVEGLLKEISDKTGKLHTYFRQTVAATGRLSSQFPNLQNIPIRLEEGRKIRKVFVPSEPGWSILAADYSQIELRVLADISDDERLKEAFVHDMDIHTKTASDVFGIPAEDVDSNMRRSAKAVNFGIVYGISDYGLSQNLNITRKEAARFIDQYFDVFQGVRRYMDDIVKDAKRDGYVKTLLERRRYLPEINASNFNLRSFAERTAMNTPIQGTAADIIKLAMVQVDAALRDRNLRSRMLLQVHDELVFEVPPEELETMKELVPATMEAALKLSVPLKAEVSYGSNWYEAK
- the pstB gene encoding phosphate ABC transporter ATP-binding protein PstB — its product is MNDSVIRIDKLNLYYENFHALKHINLDIPEKTVTAFIGPSGCGKSTLLRTLNRMNDMIPGTRIEGTVSIAGQDIYGDTMEVEALRKQVGMVFQQPNPFPKSIYDNVAYGPRLHGIRQKDKLDELVEQSLRQAALWEEVKDFLKRSALSLSGGQQQRLCIARALAVQPDILLMDEATSALDPISTMKIEELVQELRDRYTIVMVTHNMHQAARVSGRTAFFLNGVVVEAADTETMFSTPQDSRTEDYISGRFG
- the phoU gene encoding phosphate signaling complex protein PhoU, yielding MIRRKGFDEGLDELRAVLREMGAHVSKALDQAIECLQTKNTELAQQVVKNDASLNALEENILDMGSKLIITQQPVAKDLRRIIVAFKISSDLERMGDLALDIAKVTLRLEGQQVIKPLVDIPQMAAIVKEMIDDAITSYLDENTDLAYKMAKEDDRVDSMYSHMISNLYVFMVEKPEEAPQGMLQLLVGRYIERIGDHATNIGESTVYLVTGERPDLNQ
- a CDS encoding methyl-accepting chemotaxis protein — its product is MITEPKTQPSSTAVIERESNKPITTYVPCREVPIIGTDMSCKELLALMKTQEDIPCVIVIDKNGLPLGIIMRDAYNRHFTGRFAAALFYDKPAAIFADPDTLIVDLESLASDIVEQAMLREDQRFYDCLLIKEGTRLLGVLTIRDILSVVQRMQREADEHRGNVVRHSYDGVHRIQTTVLDAAKEAGDSVRLTRSMSELSRRGKMELEDVLLSYRAVTEQMKRQHEQITALTQLLNDIAGMASSIRGLADQSGLLAINASIEAAHAGEHGRGFQIVSQEVRNMSLQTKAFSAQITSLLTDIEQMLRDTADLTDTSMQQINTGSRYISAGTQTFTQLLQAVAEIETKNNDVSRSAEEAALNAAGIAQELELMLNP
- a CDS encoding response regulator transcription factor yields the protein MGQRLLVIEDEPTLARLLSYNLIQEGFEVDTEDHGSAGFEKASRESYDLILLDLMLPGMNGLDILSRLRHQGLTTPIIILTAKNGEAEVVQGLKSGADDYITKPFGVSELLARVTAVLRRTSGGDEGVLSDQKDGSKIQLGELEIYPEKYEVILGGQSISLRPKEFEVLLYLSRKPGVVLTRDDLMNAVWGFDYIGGQRTVDVHVSSLRKKLELDPDSVHIDSIRGVGYKLVVNKKRSASHLL
- a CDS encoding two-component system histidine kinase PnpS, translated to MKSFRFRLTLIMLILIGVSVLAAGITMGQIFKNSNMKVLEENMGREIDLLRATFPFVNADALSSTDYVSYYSEKAKEIARLTDSRVTFIRKDGTVVGDSLSDPRKMENHASREEIQEAASEGIGRTIRYSETLQRNMLYVAEPVVSDKGFDGYIRLSMNLKAVEEGVQRGWTAIGIGLVLLFLAAGLVSYRIARGLTSPIEHITGVANRISGLDYDARVGIQRRDEVGQLGEAINRMADSLQNQMKTIRDNEDLLQSVMSNMTGGILMIDAGERIALVNRESERMLGVTSKRVTDKPYHELKKHYELTKLIEGSIQSRERLHGEVHLYNPEERLILLDGVPMYEDEGRYRGMLFLLQDITAIRRLENMRSEFVANVSHELKTPIAAVKGFAETLLGGGVKDEETSRSFLQIIYDESERLNRLIGDILELSKIESKRSPLDCSPVHVSSFIESLLEKLNNVAAKKRITLHMDVPDELFMEADEDKLQQIFVNLLSNGINYTLDGGKVKIKVVTVQRENDTEKVVFTVSDTGIGIPKKDLPRIFERFYRVDKGRSRNSGGTGLGLSIVKHLVDLHHGVLSVESELGLGTTFTIELPLLQQEE